In one Neobacillus sp. WH10 genomic region, the following are encoded:
- a CDS encoding amidohydrolase family protein, translated as MDILIKKAKLQDGQELKDIAIKDGKIVAIENQIDADAARVIEANGKVLIPGLVESHIHLDKALIADRLPNKSGTLQEALSVTAQLKPTFTKEDIIDRAERTLEMLIMNGTTNIRTHSEFDPSQGMTGFEVVMGLKEKYKDLVDMQVVAFPQEGILKAPGTEEMMYKAMEMGADVVGGIPYNDTPWDKHIDLVFEIAKKYNKPIDFHQDFKDDADGITIEYVCDKTIAEGYVGRVSVGHLTALGALPKERLEPIIKKMAEAQISVMSLPATDLHLGGRHDEYNVRRTLTPVRALRDGGVNMCIGTNNIRNPFTPYGTGDVIQTAMLAIPTAHLGGAADLPTVLPMITTNPAKALGLDDYGIEVGKKANLVLLDTESVTNAVIDLPTRLFVIKSGKVTVETTKTVKINR; from the coding sequence AATTGATGCTGATGCAGCTCGTGTCATCGAGGCAAACGGAAAGGTTTTAATTCCAGGTCTTGTTGAAAGTCACATTCATTTAGATAAAGCGCTTATTGCTGACAGACTTCCAAACAAATCCGGGACATTACAAGAAGCTCTATCAGTAACTGCTCAATTAAAACCAACTTTTACAAAAGAGGATATTATTGACCGAGCTGAACGTACATTAGAAATGCTAATTATGAATGGTACAACAAACATCCGTACTCATTCGGAATTTGACCCTTCACAAGGTATGACTGGTTTTGAAGTGGTTATGGGTCTTAAAGAAAAATACAAAGATCTTGTTGACATGCAAGTCGTAGCATTCCCGCAAGAAGGAATTCTAAAAGCTCCTGGTACTGAAGAAATGATGTACAAAGCAATGGAGATGGGTGCTGATGTCGTTGGTGGAATCCCTTATAATGATACTCCTTGGGATAAGCATATTGATCTTGTATTTGAAATTGCGAAAAAATACAATAAGCCAATTGATTTCCATCAAGACTTTAAAGATGATGCAGATGGAATTACGATTGAATATGTTTGCGACAAAACGATTGCAGAAGGCTATGTTGGACGAGTATCAGTCGGCCATTTAACTGCCCTTGGTGCATTACCAAAGGAACGTTTAGAACCAATTATTAAAAAGATGGCAGAAGCGCAAATTAGTGTGATGAGCTTGCCGGCAACTGACCTTCATTTAGGCGGAAGACATGATGAATACAATGTTCGCCGTACTTTAACTCCTGTTCGTGCTTTGCGTGATGGCGGAGTGAATATGTGTATTGGTACGAATAATATTCGCAACCCATTCACTCCTTATGGAACAGGTGACGTTATTCAAACAGCGATGCTTGCTATTCCAACAGCACATCTTGGCGGTGCTGCTGATCTACCAACTGTATTGCCAATGATTACAACGAATCCGGCAAAAGCTCTTGGTTTAGATGATTATGGAATTGAAGTGGGCAAAAAAGCAAATTTGGTATTACTTGATACAGAATCTGTAACAAATGCTGTTATTGATCTCCCAACAAGATTATTTGTGATTAAGAGTGGAAAAGTAACAGTAGAAACAACAAAAACAGTTAAGATCAACAGATAA